From Vibrio crassostreae, one genomic window encodes:
- the dinG gene encoding ATP-dependent DNA helicase DinG, which produces MLTTKIQNSIRTSYQNLQDQLDNFVPRRAQNYLVAEIAKTLCGQYHKSNRMIVAEAGTGIGKSLAYLMATIPVAVLNNRKIVISTATVALQEQLVNKDLPLYRRLTDREFSFILAKGRQRYCCAEKLAAACGVDGGQMAMFESKPKQKDIEQLQTMYRSLTQGKWDGDRDSWPKPIDNMIWQMIVSDKHSCNNSMPTHRDCPFQKARSELDKADVIIANHSLVMADADLGGGVILPEPENSIYIFDEAHHLPHVARDHSSAAASLKGAASWLERLNQSITKLSGLADEKRVGRFRNELQDSVQQLIPTLTQLSKQFDATHFEDGLYRFEHGDLPEWLENESKDLKQLTQKASQAVAKIADLVAERVKDGELSAKLAEPALAEIGFYIQRTENLAQVWRLMAEPKREKGAPLARWLELNKESEGDFVVNVSPLEVGWQLDQQIWSRCVGAVLVSATMRALNSFSFFCHQAGISQKEDDGVQFLALASPFDYQNQAELIVPAMKYEPQAPQFTEYLIEILPKVIEDNKANLVLFSSYWQMNKVAEALATDFVKKSWALQVQGDTSRTEILKKHKKLIDQGKTSVLFGTGSFSEGLDLPGELLENLVITKIPFGVPTSPVEQAHSEYIESRGGNPFMQITVPEASKKLIQSVGRLLRKERDSGKVTILDRRIVTKRYGKSLLDSLPPFKRTIKY; this is translated from the coding sequence ATGCTAACTACTAAAATTCAAAATTCTATTCGCACCAGTTATCAAAACCTCCAAGATCAGTTGGACAACTTTGTACCTAGACGTGCTCAAAATTACCTTGTTGCAGAAATAGCGAAGACACTTTGTGGTCAATACCACAAAAGTAATCGCATGATCGTTGCAGAAGCCGGGACAGGGATCGGCAAATCACTGGCTTACTTAATGGCAACGATTCCTGTTGCAGTACTCAACAATCGAAAAATCGTCATTTCAACGGCGACGGTTGCACTTCAAGAACAGCTCGTAAATAAAGATCTCCCTCTATATAGAAGACTGACTGATAGAGAGTTCTCTTTTATACTCGCCAAAGGCAGACAGCGTTATTGCTGTGCCGAGAAACTAGCCGCTGCTTGTGGGGTTGATGGTGGTCAGATGGCTATGTTCGAATCCAAGCCAAAGCAAAAGGACATCGAACAATTACAAACCATGTACCGTAGCCTAACCCAAGGTAAATGGGATGGTGACCGTGATTCATGGCCAAAGCCAATCGACAACATGATTTGGCAAATGATTGTCAGTGATAAGCACAGCTGTAATAACAGTATGCCTACTCATAGAGACTGCCCTTTCCAAAAAGCTCGCTCAGAGCTAGATAAAGCAGACGTGATTATCGCCAATCACAGTTTAGTGATGGCTGATGCTGACTTAGGTGGCGGCGTAATACTGCCTGAGCCAGAAAACAGCATCTATATATTCGATGAGGCTCACCACTTACCACACGTAGCCAGAGATCACTCTTCTGCAGCGGCAAGCTTAAAAGGTGCCGCATCTTGGTTAGAGCGCTTGAATCAATCCATCACCAAGCTTTCGGGCTTGGCGGATGAAAAGCGAGTGGGTCGATTTAGAAATGAATTGCAGGATTCTGTACAACAGCTGATTCCTACTCTGACTCAGCTAAGCAAGCAGTTTGACGCCACCCATTTTGAAGATGGATTGTACCGTTTTGAACATGGTGACTTACCTGAGTGGCTAGAGAATGAATCTAAAGATCTCAAGCAACTCACACAAAAGGCGAGCCAAGCGGTTGCGAAGATTGCAGACCTTGTTGCTGAACGTGTTAAAGATGGAGAACTTTCAGCAAAATTAGCCGAGCCCGCGCTTGCTGAAATCGGCTTCTATATACAAAGAACAGAAAACCTTGCGCAGGTTTGGCGCTTAATGGCCGAGCCTAAACGAGAAAAAGGAGCCCCTTTGGCGCGCTGGCTTGAACTCAATAAAGAGAGCGAAGGCGATTTTGTTGTCAATGTTTCACCACTCGAAGTTGGCTGGCAGCTTGACCAACAGATTTGGAGCCGTTGTGTCGGTGCGGTGCTTGTTTCCGCGACCATGAGAGCACTCAACTCCTTCAGCTTTTTCTGTCACCAAGCAGGAATCAGTCAAAAAGAAGACGATGGCGTGCAGTTTCTGGCTTTGGCATCACCGTTTGATTATCAGAATCAAGCAGAGCTGATCGTGCCAGCTATGAAATACGAACCGCAAGCGCCTCAGTTTACCGAATATCTTATTGAAATTTTGCCTAAGGTAATAGAAGACAACAAAGCCAATCTCGTTCTATTCTCTTCTTACTGGCAAATGAATAAAGTTGCAGAAGCTTTGGCAACAGATTTCGTTAAAAAGTCATGGGCTTTACAGGTTCAAGGTGATACTTCACGCACCGAAATCCTAAAAAAACATAAAAAACTCATAGACCAAGGTAAAACAAGCGTTCTTTTTGGAACTGGCAGCTTTTCAGAGGGTCTTGATCTACCTGGAGAGCTTCTTGAAAACCTAGTTATTACTAAGATTCCTTTTGGCGTTCCTACGTCACCTGTAGAACAAGCACATTCAGAATATATTGAATCACGTGGCGGTAATCCTTTTATGCAGATTACTGTTCCAGAAGCGAGTAAAAAGCTTATTCAATCTGTCGGTAGACTACTGCGTAAGGAACGAGATTCTGGTAAAGTCACGATCCTTGATAGACGCATAGTCACGAAGCGATACGGGAAATCCCTACTCGACTCACTACCGCCTTTTAAAAGAACAATAAAATACTAA
- a CDS encoding sulfite exporter TauE/SafE family protein, whose amino-acid sequence MEMIEPTMLVILALVAFAAGFIDAVAGGGGMLTVPALLSLGLPPHIALGTNKLAATFASSTAAFTYYRKKLFKPECWINAFIATLIGATIGTLTVDAISTEWLEKVLPLVILAAAVYTIFHKTPNANHNVSPKPCPVLKKKQKYQGFILGFYDGVAGPGTGAFWTVSSMALYRLNILLASGLSKAMNFTSNFTSLVTFAILGHIDWVLGLTMGVCLMAGAFVGAHSAIRFGATFIRPVFVTVVSVLAIKLAYEAWFVNL is encoded by the coding sequence ATGGAAATGATTGAGCCAACCATGTTGGTTATCCTCGCTCTGGTTGCATTTGCAGCGGGCTTTATTGATGCCGTCGCCGGTGGTGGTGGGATGTTAACCGTTCCAGCTTTACTGTCGCTTGGCCTGCCGCCACATATCGCGCTAGGGACGAACAAGCTCGCTGCAACATTTGCCTCATCGACAGCGGCTTTTACTTACTATCGCAAAAAGCTATTTAAGCCAGAATGTTGGATCAATGCATTCATCGCCACCTTGATAGGTGCAACAATTGGTACTTTAACAGTTGATGCAATCAGCACTGAGTGGTTAGAGAAAGTACTACCATTAGTTATTCTTGCTGCAGCGGTCTATACCATTTTTCACAAGACGCCGAATGCCAATCACAACGTGTCACCGAAACCTTGTCCTGTGCTGAAGAAAAAGCAAAAGTACCAAGGATTCATTCTGGGCTTTTACGATGGCGTCGCAGGCCCGGGAACTGGCGCGTTTTGGACGGTAAGTTCTATGGCGCTTTACCGCCTAAATATCTTGCTTGCTTCAGGCCTATCCAAAGCAATGAACTTTACCAGTAACTTCACTTCTTTAGTGACCTTTGCAATTCTTGGTCATATTGATTGGGTTCTTGGTTTAACCATGGGTGTTTGCTTAATGGCCGGAGCGTTTGTAGGGGCACACTCTGCAATTCGTTTTGGTGCGACGTTTATACGACCGGTTTTTGTTACAGTTGTAAGCGTACTTGCAATTAAACTGGCTTACGAAGCGTGGTTTGTAAACTTATAG
- a CDS encoding primosomal replication protein produces the protein MNQFSKLKSVIDTLIGHCSQVDKSRGAYHQALFDRALFKCGASTLLPYALETQATYNTIIREQSTNQLTSSRANYLTERLTNQIAAIQRELANHDLRLDRKSKSGKSLNDLYNELAQHQDWQKRLVDLVQTRKLAFDSAPRHHKKKAEEAWQLAKERLERCEDSMKNIERLINLENPKRNEH, from the coding sequence ATGAATCAGTTTTCAAAGCTAAAAAGCGTTATTGATACCTTGATTGGCCATTGCTCTCAGGTCGATAAGTCTCGTGGCGCTTATCATCAAGCACTGTTTGATAGAGCCTTGTTTAAGTGTGGAGCATCGACTCTTCTTCCTTATGCCCTTGAAACTCAGGCAACTTATAACACCATTATTCGTGAACAGAGCACCAATCAACTCACTTCATCACGAGCGAATTACCTGACTGAAAGGCTGACCAACCAGATTGCAGCGATTCAACGAGAGTTAGCCAATCACGATTTGCGCCTAGACAGGAAAAGTAAATCAGGAAAAAGCTTAAACGACTTATACAACGAACTCGCACAACACCAAGATTGGCAAAAGCGGCTCGTCGATTTAGTTCAAACACGAAAGTTAGCGTTTGATTCAGCGCCACGCCACCATAAGAAAAAAGCGGAAGAGGCTTGGCAACTCGCAAAAGAACGATTGGAACGCTGTGAGGACTCAATGAAGAACATTGAGAGATTGATTAACTTAGAGAACCCTAAGCGAAATGAGCACTGA
- the rsmS gene encoding pleiotropic regulatory protein RsmS, with product MSTDNTSSPLDNAPEEVKLAVDLIYLLESNEIDPKVALEAIKIVQQDLQAKLASSI from the coding sequence ATGAGCACTGATAACACATCATCACCACTGGATAACGCACCTGAAGAAGTTAAGTTAGCTGTCGACTTGATCTACTTACTCGAAAGCAACGAGATCGACCCAAAGGTGGCGTTAGAAGCAATTAAGATTGTCCAGCAAGATTTACAAGCCAAACTAGCATCTAGCATCTAG
- a CDS encoding ribosomal protein uL16 3-hydroxylase has protein sequence MYQLSFSMPEFLENYWHKKPTILKGGFQNFVDPISPEELAGLSMEEEVDSRFVSNLDNKWTAEHGPFTEEKFGELTETHWQLIVQAANHWHQGANQLTEAFQQLPNWLFDDLMICYSAPEGGVGPHIDQYDVFIIQGQGKRQWKVGAKDVGQYKETVQASALRQIEGFEPIIDETLEPGDILYIPPGFPHEGNTLEPSMSYSIGYRSPKEQELISNFADFVLAHDMGDVHLHDPEFKTQEGYGKIRSSDLSNLTDMLKSALEQPETISEFMGCLLSQSRHQLDIVAPEPLWTQEEIAQHLESAGEIHRVSGLKALYHENENNTAYINGEVVKVDEADSSLLNTLCDETLITSAAALSPSGVTVVTELVNKGYWFIEE, from the coding sequence ATGTACCAACTTAGCTTTTCTATGCCCGAGTTTCTTGAAAATTACTGGCATAAGAAACCAACCATCTTAAAAGGTGGCTTCCAGAACTTCGTCGACCCAATTTCGCCGGAAGAACTTGCTGGTTTATCGATGGAAGAAGAAGTGGATTCTCGCTTTGTTTCTAACCTCGACAACAAATGGACAGCCGAACACGGTCCATTCACTGAAGAGAAGTTTGGTGAACTCACTGAAACACATTGGCAATTGATCGTTCAAGCAGCCAACCATTGGCATCAAGGTGCAAATCAGCTGACTGAAGCGTTCCAACAATTACCAAACTGGTTGTTCGACGATCTCATGATTTGCTACTCAGCACCTGAAGGCGGTGTTGGCCCTCATATTGATCAATACGATGTATTCATCATTCAAGGCCAAGGTAAACGTCAATGGAAAGTGGGCGCGAAAGATGTTGGTCAGTACAAAGAGACTGTTCAAGCGTCTGCTCTACGCCAAATAGAAGGCTTTGAGCCAATCATTGATGAAACCTTAGAGCCGGGCGATATCCTTTATATCCCGCCAGGTTTCCCACATGAAGGGAACACATTAGAGCCGTCGATGAGCTACTCTATTGGCTACCGTTCCCCTAAAGAACAAGAGCTAATCAGCAACTTTGCCGATTTTGTGCTTGCTCATGATATGGGTGACGTACACCTGCACGATCCAGAATTCAAAACGCAAGAAGGCTACGGAAAAATTCGTTCATCGGATTTAAGCAATCTCACTGACATGTTGAAATCTGCACTAGAGCAACCTGAAACCATCAGTGAATTCATGGGTTGTCTGCTAAGCCAATCACGCCACCAACTTGATATCGTCGCTCCTGAGCCATTATGGACTCAAGAAGAGATTGCTCAACATTTAGAGTCTGCAGGTGAAATCCACCGTGTATCTGGCTTAAAGGCGCTCTACCACGAAAATGAAAACAACACGGCTTACATCAATGGCGAAGTGGTTAAGGTTGATGAAGCGGACTCTTCATTACTCAACACACTTTGCGATGAAACCTTGATTACTTCAGCTGCTGCTCTATCTCCTTCGGGCGTAACGGTCGTGACTGAACTGGTGAACAAAGGCTACTGGTTTATCGAAGAGTAA
- a CDS encoding methyl-accepting chemotaxis protein, which produces MRSLSVQWKITLLAGCCLIITSLSLIGFSIYNATSNQQVIKSQSSESVINKTQQLLASVSQLNAQETQRYVDEAIYRAEMLAANAQFLKNNADENFTPSEELRTALDEMVRRSVLNFDSIQGAYLVFKPDLLDSEDANYVDADYVGSNEKGRFAPYWKVADNGENVLPNVLSESILSDDSNSERFYCPLSSGQTCISTPRVVNSGGKTLLTSSISVPILVDDMAIGFLGIDLRLDGLTNVVTQSDQSLFDGSGAVYVVSLDGSVIASDDSSIAVGSSFQSDNTNSDLMTDFIFGGEVTTQWSENGEWLLAFAPVVAANQTWGVLFEIPRESVVADANKLDSIISTKLSEGIKTEVIAGTVFILFGLAIIAFASLSIVKPIRQVVERLNDIASGEGDLTQRLEVKSQDEIGQLSKGFNLFLDTLQHTIKEVIHTTEQVASTTSQAKASASSTRESSESQFKEVDLVATAAEEMTQTAGLVVQNAEVAVDAACEANRSAQQGQQVIELSAGEMRKLVERMSSAVPIVEELAKNNGNITEILSVIEGISEQTNLLALNAAIEAARAGEQGRGFAVVADEVRNLASRTQSSVGEIRAVIDKVHAGTQDVVEAIQEGNILANDTALHVQKAVEDLGSIFTSIEAISDMNSQIVRAAEEQQSVSGEVNQSVVNIRDLSAKILEQAAASEQVGNEIDELSQQQQKLVNQFKV; this is translated from the coding sequence AATCAGTTATCAATAAAACTCAGCAGTTATTGGCGTCTGTTTCTCAGCTCAATGCTCAAGAAACTCAACGTTACGTCGACGAAGCTATTTATCGTGCTGAGATGCTAGCGGCGAATGCTCAGTTTCTAAAGAACAATGCCGATGAAAACTTTACCCCAAGTGAAGAACTTCGTACTGCGTTGGATGAAATGGTGCGTCGCTCGGTTTTAAACTTTGATTCGATCCAAGGGGCGTATTTAGTTTTTAAACCAGACTTACTCGATAGTGAAGACGCGAACTATGTGGATGCCGATTATGTCGGCTCTAACGAAAAAGGCCGTTTTGCACCTTATTGGAAGGTAGCAGACAACGGTGAGAATGTTCTGCCGAACGTGCTTTCAGAATCTATATTGAGTGATGATAGCAACAGTGAGCGTTTCTACTGTCCTTTGTCATCAGGGCAAACATGTATCAGTACGCCAAGAGTCGTAAACAGCGGGGGGAAAACCTTACTGACCTCTTCAATCTCTGTGCCTATCTTAGTCGATGATATGGCGATCGGTTTCTTAGGAATCGACCTAAGATTAGATGGCTTAACCAATGTTGTGACTCAATCTGACCAAAGCTTGTTTGATGGCTCAGGTGCGGTTTACGTGGTGAGCCTAGACGGTTCTGTTATTGCTTCTGATGATTCAAGCATTGCAGTTGGTTCGAGCTTCCAAAGTGACAACACAAACAGCGACTTGATGACCGATTTTATCTTTGGTGGCGAAGTGACAACGCAATGGAGTGAGAACGGTGAGTGGTTACTCGCATTTGCTCCAGTTGTTGCGGCTAACCAAACTTGGGGCGTGTTGTTCGAGATCCCAAGAGAGAGTGTTGTCGCTGATGCAAATAAATTGGATTCCATCATTAGCACTAAGTTAAGTGAAGGCATTAAGACGGAAGTAATTGCCGGTACCGTGTTCATTTTGTTCGGTCTAGCCATTATCGCATTTGCTTCACTTTCAATTGTTAAGCCTATTCGACAAGTGGTCGAGCGACTTAATGATATCGCTTCTGGTGAAGGTGATTTGACTCAGCGTTTGGAAGTGAAATCTCAAGACGAAATTGGTCAGTTATCTAAAGGGTTTAACTTATTCTTAGATACGCTACAACACACGATCAAAGAAGTTATTCATACCACTGAACAAGTGGCGAGTACGACAAGTCAGGCTAAAGCATCGGCATCAAGCACTCGAGAGAGTAGTGAATCTCAGTTTAAAGAAGTGGACTTAGTGGCGACTGCGGCTGAGGAAATGACTCAGACTGCCGGTTTAGTGGTACAAAATGCAGAAGTGGCCGTTGATGCGGCTTGCGAAGCGAACCGTTCTGCTCAGCAAGGACAACAAGTTATCGAGCTTTCAGCCGGCGAAATGAGAAAGCTGGTGGAGCGTATGTCGAGTGCTGTGCCTATTGTTGAAGAGCTGGCGAAGAATAATGGAAACATCACAGAGATCTTAAGTGTCATTGAAGGGATCTCTGAGCAAACTAACTTACTGGCATTGAATGCGGCTATTGAAGCGGCGCGGGCGGGTGAGCAAGGTCGAGGTTTTGCTGTTGTTGCTGATGAAGTAAGAAACCTAGCAAGCCGTACACAGTCATCTGTTGGTGAGATCAGAGCGGTGATCGACAAGGTTCATGCTGGAACTCAAGATGTCGTTGAAGCGATACAAGAAGGCAATATACTTGCAAACGACACAGCACTCCACGTTCAGAAAGCAGTTGAAGATCTGGGTTCGATCTTTACTTCTATTGAGGCGATCAGTGATATGAACAGTCAGATCGTTCGAGCAGCCGAAGAGCAACAATCGGTTTCCGGTGAAGTAAATCAAAGCGTGGTTAATATTCGCGATTTGAGTGCGAAGATCTTGGAGCAAGCCGCAGCTTCTGAGCAAGTCGGTAATGAGATTGACGAACTGTCTCAACAACAACAGAAGTTGGTCAATCAGTTCAAGGTATAG